A region of Sugiyamaella lignohabitans strain CBS 10342 chromosome A, complete sequence DNA encodes the following proteins:
- the MRS2 gene encoding Mrs2p (Mitochondrial inner membrane Mg(2+) channel; required for maintenance of intramitochondrial Mg(2+) concentrations at the correct level to support splicing of group II introns; similar to bacterial CorA; GO_component: GO:0016021 - integral component of membrane [Evidence IEA]; GO_component: GO:0016021 - integral component of membrane [Evidence ISM] [PMID 12192589]; GO_component: GO:0016020 - membrane [Evidence IEA]; GO_component: GO:0005743 - mitochondrial inner membrane [Evidence IEA,IEA]; GO_component: GO:0005743 - mitochondrial inner membrane [Evidence IDA] [PMID 10400670]; GO_component: GO:0005739 - mitochondrion [Evidence IEA]; GO_component: GO:0005739 - mitochondrion [Evidence IDA] [PMID 16823961]; GO_function: GO:0015095 - magnesium ion transmembrane transporter activity [Evidence IEA]; GO_function: GO:0015095 - magnesium ion transmembrane transporter activity [Evidence IGI,IMP,ISS] [PMID 10400670]; GO_function: GO:0015095 - magnesium ion transmembrane transporter activity [Evidence IDA] [PMID 12628916]; GO_process: GO:0006811 - ion transport [Evidence IEA]; GO_process: GO:0015693 - magnesium ion transport [Evidence IEA]; GO_process: GO:0045016 - mitochondrial magnesium ion transport [Evidence IGI,IMP,ISS] [PMID 10400670]; GO_process: GO:0045016 - mitochondrial magnesium ion transport [Evidence IDA] [PMID 12628916]; GO_process: GO:0006810 - transport [Evidence IEA]) — translation MVLTGIPLRTALKGNNNILIGGILRRSLWTKSSVLTSTNESGKKAGGIRDVLGINDSNSAPDATGFSSPGKQSAPSIVSDILRFDKKKKKAQKPQQQNQQNQRQQSTGPRQFASSSTSPSVDTDLILGRSLSRPIGDHPVRCTVFDPHGNVSVVSGEFRRSELLLKHGLLPRDLRKLDTGISSIVPSILVRQNSILVNLLHIRALVKADMVLLFDAYGSTDSKTQSIFMYDLEHKLRHGSKTMGGLPYELRALEAIFISVVSALDAEMQVHTMVVNGILAELEDDIDREKLRHLLIQSKKLSSFFQKATLIRDTIDELLEQDEDLAGLYLTAKMNGNPIAHDDDHSEVEMLLESYYKHCDEIVQTVGSLISNIRSTEEIINIILDSNRNSLMLLDLKFQIGTLGLGGGAFIASLYGMNLQNFIEETDWGFWSVSGVVGLSSVIIILICLKHLRKVQRVTMMSDQPKLKIHGKQAVKQQQQANYNSSNGSLWSWLKRTK, via the coding sequence ATGGTGCTGACAGGCATACCCCTGAGGACGGCATTAAAGggcaataataatatattaatcGGTGGAATCTTGCGAAGGAGTCTTTGGACAAAGTCTTCAGTCCTTACTTCTACGAATGAAAGTGGTAAAAAAGCGGGCGGAATCAGAGATGTACTCGGCATAAATGATTCCAACAGTGCACCTGATGCAACGGGATTCTCTAGCCCAGGAAAACAGTCGGCTCCATCGATAGTTTCAGATATTCTTCGAtttgacaagaaaaagaagaaagctcAAAAACCTcagcaacaaaatcagcaaAATCAGAGGCAACAGTCAACTGGACCGAGACAGTTTGCCTCGAGCTCAACATCACCCTCCGTGGACACTGACTTGATTCTCGGTAGAAGTCTTTCTAGGCCTATTGGAGATCATCCAGTGAGATGTACAGTTTTTGATCCTCATGGAAATGTTTCAGTAGTATCGGGCGAATTTAGAAGATCCgagctgctcttgaagcACGGATTACTCCCTCGTGATCTCCGCAAGCTAGATACTGGCATAAGCAGTATTGTGCCATCTATTTTGGTTCGTCAAAACTCTATCCTTGTGAACCTTCTTCATATTCGAGCCCTAGTCAAGGCAGATAtggtattattatttgatgCATACGGGTCGACTGATTCCAAAACTCAAAGCATTTTCATGTATGATCTAGAACACAAACTCCGGCACGGAAGCAAGACTATGGGTGGATTACCATACGAGTTGAGGGCACTTGAAGCCATATTTATTAGCGTTGTCAGCGCTTTGGACGCTGAAATGCAGGTGCATACCATGGTAGTCAACGGTATATTGGCCGAGCTTGAAGATGACATTGATAGAGAAAAGCTTCGACATTTGCTTATACAAAGTAAGAAGCTGTCATCGTTTTTTCAAAAAGCGACTCTAATAAGAGACACTATTGATGAATTACTTGAGCAGGACGAAGATTTGGCAGGGTTATACCTTACAGCCAAGATGAATGGCAACCCGATAGCACATGATGATGACCACTCAGAAGTCGAGATGTTATTGGAGTCGTATTATAAGCATTGTGATGAAATTGTTCAGACAGTAGGCAGTCTAATTTCTAATATCCGCAGTACAGAAGAAATTATCAACATTATTCTAGACTCGAACCGAAACTCGCTCATGTTGCTAGATCTGAAGTTCCAAATAGGTACTCTAGGACTCGGAGGTGGTGCTTTCATCGCTTCTCTCTATGGTATGAATTTGCAAAACTTTATAGAAGAAACCGATTGGGGCTTCTGGTCAGTTAGTGGAGTTGTTGGCCTTTCGTCAGTAATAATCATCCTCATTTGCCTGAAACATTTAAGAAAAGTACAACGGGTCACAATGATGAGTGATCAGCCCAAATTAAAAATCCATGGAAAGCAGGCTGTgaagcaacaacagcaggcGAACTATAATTCCTCGAATGGATCACTCTGGTCCTGGCTCAAGAGAACCAAGTGA
- the DAD2 gene encoding Dad2p (Essential subunit of the Dam1 complex (aka DASH complex); complex couples kinetochores to the force produced by MT depolymerization thereby aiding in chromosome segregation; is transferred to the kinetochore prior to mitosis; GO_component: GO:0042729 - DASH complex [Evidence IEA]; GO_component: GO:0042729 - DASH complex [Evidence IDA] [PMID 15640796]; GO_component: GO:0042729 - DASH complex [Evidence IDA] [PMID 15664196]; GO_component: GO:0005694 - chromosome [Evidence IEA]; GO_component: GO:0000775 - chromosome, centromeric region [Evidence IEA]; GO_component: GO:0000777 - condensed chromosome kinetochore [Evidence IEA]; GO_component: GO:0005737 - cytoplasm [Evidence IEA]; GO_component: GO:0005856 - cytoskeleton [Evidence IEA]; GO_component: GO:0000776 - kinetochore [Evidence IEA]; GO_component: GO:0005874 - microtubule [Evidence IEA]; GO_component: GO:0072686 - mitotic spindle [Evidence IEA]; GO_component: GO:0005634 - nucleus [Evidence IEA,IEA]; GO_component: GO:0005819 - spindle [Evidence IEA]; GO_function: GO:0008017 - microtubule binding [Evidence IDA] [PMID 15664196]; GO_function: GO:0008017 - microtubule binding [Evidence IDA] [PMID 16777964]; GO_function: GO:0051010 - microtubule plus-end binding [Evidence IDA] [PMID 17620411]; GO_function: GO:0051010 - microtubule plus-end binding [Evidence IDA] [PMID 20479465]; GO_process: GO:0008608 - attachment of spindle microtubules to kinetochore [Evidence IDA] [PMID 17620411]; GO_process: GO:0007049 - cell cycle [Evidence IEA]; GO_process: GO:0051301 - cell division [Evidence IEA]; GO_process: GO:0007059 - chromosome segregation [Evidence IEA]; GO_process: GO:0007067 - mitotic nuclear division [Evidence IEA,IEA]; GO_process: GO:0051987 - positive regulation of attachment of spindle microtubules to kinetochore [Evidence IDA] [PMID 20479465]; GO_process: GO:0051987 - positive regulation of attachment of spindle microtubules to kinetochore [Evidence IDA] [PMID 20479468]; GO_process: GO:0031116 - positive regulation of microtubule polymerization [Evidence IDA] [PMID 15664196]), translated as MSSSLSARLSEKKKEVVYLQQLQNTSKALVTELEELAKKFNTLTAGTESVAELMSNWANILHALKLASSSLQKYAEKDYDSEVDPPLPETLVRIRLDQP; from the coding sequence ATGTCTTCGAGTCTGTCAGCACGGTTGtctgagaagaaaaaagaggtTGTATACCTCCAACAACTTCAAAACACTAGCAAAGCTCTGGTCACAGAGCTTGAAGAACTGGCTAAAAAGTTCAACACGCTGACAGCTGGCACAGAATCCGTGGCAGAGCTCATGTCTAATTGGGCAAATATTTTACATGCTTTGAAATTGGCTTCATCCTCATTGCAGAAATACGCTGAAAAGGACTATGACTCGGAAGTTGatcctcctcttcctgAAACGCTGGTACGGATCAGGCTTGACCAGCCTTGA
- a CDS encoding polysaccharide deacetylase family protein (EEH16864|polysaccharide deacetylase family protein [Paracoccidioides brasiliensis Pb03]) produces the protein MFAGHVGIPRMLKLFDKYNIKATWFIPGHSLETFPEECAMIRDQNHEIGLHGYSHENPTDMTLEQQKDVLDKTFKLLTEFCGKPPRGSVAPWWETSKEGAELLLNYGIEYDHSMGHEDCQAYWLRLGDSWTKIDYTKKAEEWMKPLIRGTTETGLVEIPSNWYIDDLPPMMFIKNAPNSHGWVNPRDVEDIWKDHFEYFYREHDEFIFPITVHPDVSGRPHVLLMHERFIEWVNQHEGVEWMTFEQVSDDFKSRNKPKEGALLPKMRHE, from the coding sequence ATGTTTGCTGGTCACGTCGGAATTCCCCGAATGCTCAAATTATTCGATAAGTATAACATCAAAGCAACGTGGTTTATACCAGGCCATTCCCTAGAGACATTCCCCGAAGAATGTGCTATGATCCGTGATCAGAACCATGAAATTGGACTCCACGGTTATTCACATGAAAACCCGACTGATATGACATTGGAACAGCAAAAAGATGTACTGGACAAGACGTTTAAATTGCTCACCGAATTCTGTGGAAAACCCCCCAGAGGCAGTGTAGCTCCTTGGTGGGAGACATCGAAAGAAGGAGCTGAATTACTGCTGAACTATGGAATTGAATATGACCATTCTATGGGCCATGAAGATTGTCAAGCTTATTGGTTACGTCTGGGCGATTCTTGGACAAAAATTGACTATACAAAAAAGGCCGAAGAATGGATGAAGCCTCTAATTAGAGGAACCACTGAAACTGGCCTGGTAGAGATTCCCAGCAACTGGTACATTGACGATCTGCCACCAATGATGTTTATTAAGAACGCACCGAATTCCCATGGATGGGTTAATCCAAGGGACGTCGAAGATATCTGGAAAGATCATTTTGAGTATTTTTATCGAGAGCACGATGAGTTTATCTTCCCAATCACAGTCCATCCCGATGTTAGTGGCCGTCCACATGTCCTGCTAATGCATGAGCGATTCATTGAGTGGGTTAATCAGCATGAAGGTGTTGAGTGGATGACCTTTGAGCAAGTAAGCGATGATTTTAAATCTCGCAATAAACCGAAGGAAGGTGCCCTTCTGCCTAAAATGAGACATGAATAA
- the CTK1 gene encoding cyclin-dependent serine/threonine protein kinase CTK1, producing the protein MSKWDQPNQLTAGERAKLEKRKKRQLKSENGRNQKRRIDDNEKSEPTRGNIDVGTSSLPQSAIPTIQRCRSIDNYETLNKIESGTYGVVYRAKELSTHEIVAVKKLKLLEASQGFPITSLREIAALKEMSGHPNIVRIREVVVGEKTSDVYIIMDFVEHDLRTLIQDMREPFLISETKTILLQIASATKAIHDKWLMHRDLKTSNVLMTNNGVVKIADFGLTRKVDNKSALTQTVITLWYRPPEILLGAKEYGCEIDMWAIGCIFAELLYKQPLLQGKSETNQLIEIMTILGPPSEEYWTHCLKAYPAARNIRLPSQQSDIMASLLQHVCSDGANLLHGLLEYDPSKRLTCDDVLSHPFFSKEPLPKPLSMFPSFPSKGGLEHRPSR; encoded by the coding sequence ATGTCGAAATGGGACCAACCAAACCAGTTGACGGCTGGCGAGCGAGCAAAACTAGAAAAACGTAAAAAGCGTCAGCTGAAGTCAGAGAATGGTCGCAATCAGAAACGTAGAattgatgataatgaaaaaTCAGAGCCAACGCGTGGTAATATCGACGTTGGGACCAGCAGTCTACCGCAGTCTGCTATACCAACAATCCAGAGATGTCGAAGTATTGATAACTACGAAACTCTTAACAAAATCGAATCTGGCACATATGGAGTAGTTTATCGAGCCAAGGAGCTCAGCACGCACGAAATTGTGGCAGTCAAGAAACTTAAGCTGCTGGAAGCCTCACAAGGGTTCCCGATCACGAGTTTACGAGAAATAGCAGCTTTGAAAGAGATGAGTGGTCATCCGAATATTGTACGTATACGTGAGGTTGTGGTTGGAGAAAAGACTTCAGATGTCTATATAATTATGGATTTTGTTGAGCATGATTTGAGAACACTGATCCAAGATATGCGAGAACCTTTTCTGATCTCGGAGACCAAGACTATACTACTACAAATTGCATCTGCCACAAAAGCAATTCACGACAAATGGCTGATGCATCGTGATCTCAAAACTTCAAATGTCCTAATGACAAATAATGGTGTGGTCAAAATAGCTGATTTTGGGTTGACTAGAAAGGTAGATAACAAGTCAGCCTTGACCCAAACAGTTATTACGCTATGGTATAGACCGCCTGAAATCCTCTTGGGTGCCAAAGAATACGGCTGTGAAATAGACATGTGGGCTATAGGATGTATATTTGCCGAGTTACTCTATAAACAGCCACTTCTACAAGGAAAATCAGAAACCAATCAGCTGATAGAGATCATGACTATACTTGGTCCACCAAGTGAAGAATATTGGACGCATTGCCTGAAAGCATATCCTGCTGCTAGGAACATCAGATTACCTTCACAACAGTCTGACATTATGGCTTCATTACTTCAACATGTTTGCTCTGATGGTGCCAATCTATTACATGGCTTACTTGAATATGATCCATCCAAAAGATTAACATGTGACGATGTGTTGTCGCATCCTTTTTTCTCAAAAGAGCCATTGCCAAAACCTCTTTCAATGTTCCCATCATTTCCCTCTAAAGGAGGTCTAGAACACCGCCCTTCGAGGTAG
- the SEC6 gene encoding Sec6p (Essential 88kDa subunit of the exocyst complex; the exocyst mediates polarized targeting and tethering of post-Golgi secretory vesicles to active sites of exocytosis at the plasma membrane prior to SNARE-mediated fusion; anchors the assembled complex to sites of secretion; interacts with SM-like protein and SNARE regulator Sec1p and may recruit it to sites of secretion; interacts with Sec9p and inhibits formation of the t-SNARE complex between Sec9p and Sso1p; GO_component: GO:0005935 - cellular bud neck [Evidence IDA] [PMID 19073882]; GO_component: GO:0005934 - cellular bud tip [Evidence IDA] [PMID 19073882]; GO_component: GO:0005737 - cytoplasm [Evidence IEA,IEA]; GO_component: GO:0000145 - exocyst [Evidence IEA]; GO_component: GO:0000145 - exocyst [Evidence IDA] [PMID 7615633]; GO_component: GO:0000145 - exocyst [Evidence IDA] [PMID 8978675]; GO_component: GO:0043332 - mating projection tip [Evidence IDA] [PMID 19053807]; GO_component: GO:0005628 - prospore membrane [Evidence IDA] [PMID 24390141]; GO_function: GO:0000149 - SNARE binding [Evidence IDA,IPI] [PMID 15835919]; GO_function: GO:0000149 - SNARE binding [Evidence IDA,IPI] [PMID 22114349]; GO_function: GO:0042803 - protein homodimerization activity [Evidence IDA] [PMID 15835919]; GO_process: GO:0006893 - Golgi to plasma membrane transport [Evidence IGI,IMP] [PMID 7026045]; GO_process: GO:0051601 - exocyst localization [Evidence IMP] [PMID 19073882]; GO_process: GO:0006887 - exocytosis [Evidence IEA,IEA]; GO_process: GO:0006887 - exocytosis [Evidence IMP] [PMID 6996832]; GO_process: GO:0035544 - negative regulation of SNARE complex assembly [Evidence IDA,IPI] [PMID 15835919]; GO_process: GO:0035544 - negative regulation of SNARE complex assembly [Evidence IDA,IGI,IPI] [PMID 22114349]; GO_process: GO:0015031 - protein transport [Evidence IEA]; GO_process: GO:0006810 - transport [Evidence IEA]; GO_process: GO:0090522 - vesicle tethering involved in exocytosis [Evidence IC] [PMID 8978675]) translates to MDQTAPNKIAELLRHQDDLEKIAEIKQKLLREKAAIDGQLKAGVQSQIQVLSHGVQSLADARQRIYQVREDMEKIQRLKTESQESVEDFDRINNLSRVLQNFEDTQKFVNNFKTMSSQLNEIQALIDEESEFTFGSAMPNLLRIHYLLNGLRDVRDDAWFHAQHSTEDVRRTIKKHFAPLDRTIEQFDRILIDISENVLEILKDDDHSLVVRVAKIINFEERQDLVSEISNQIQSDKSSSNSKTDPTLLFKNKISNRVPRGYPARFFKAIQNSIRQTFDNCMEQYPPNEDPDALLDNLNWVFKELEITKEHLTKCVPERWNILDKVVGYFQQEVYRVISLIMQTEPTAATILNILDYVKDYYDTMNDLLGYSRDRLSPLLLDGKEDDLYDDYLALIVSKLHEWYNNFAKSEKEPFVTRQTSPETSSENTYQLQGEPVMFKLVKQQIQVAADSGQGRIVVGVIEECANILRDRQRDWLKVMKSEVEKEVNDQATENEKSDVAPGLFEHLIALSNDQVLASDYTEGISSEYSGKLSQKYSSQIGAQLDDVIDGFLNVAKLCTHGMIRLIFNDLKPAFDALFDGNAWYKGQPVGLINSTLAEYLRDSKTYSRAALFEYLCETLVVELVVHYVNAMGNRRHALKIPKGTNRIKADFEQLYNCLADFIPHDTISESFDIMDHIIYALESPISELPSSLQALRQNYPDTPLDVFEKIVYIRKDIDSKEGREIMARVRNESLSQVLSEDSQPSVFTRSVIKR, encoded by the coding sequence ATGGACCAGACAGCACCCAACAAGATAGCTGAGCTACTCAGGCATCAAGATGACTTAGAGAAGATTGcagaaataaaacagaAGCTTCTGCGAGAAAAAGCCGCTATTGACGGTCAATTGAAAGCAGGAGTTCAGTCTCAGATACAAGTACTCTCTCATGGTGTTCAATCTCTGGCAGATGCTAGACAACGCATTTATCAGGTACGAGAAGACATGGAAAAGATTCAAAGACTTAAAACTGAGAGTCAGGAGTCTGTAGAAGACTTTGATCGAATCAATAACCTGTCGAGAGTATTACAGAACTTTGAAGATACACAGAAGTTTgtaaataatttcaaaaccATGTCGAGTCAGCTGAACGAAATCCAGGCATTGATTGATGAGGAAAGCGAATTTACGTTTGGTTCGGCGATGCCGAACTTGTTAAGGatacattatttattaaatggGCTACGGGATGTCCGTGATGATGCGTGGTTTCATGCTCAACACTCAACCGAAGATGTGAGAAGAACCATCAAAAAGCACTTTGCTCCTCTGGATCGTACTATCGAACAATTTGATAGAATACTGATTGATATCTCTGAGAATGTGCTTGAGATTCTGAAAGACGACGACCATTCACTTGTTGTACGGGTAGCCAAAATTATCAACTTTGAAGAGCGACAGGATCTGGTTTCAGAAATATCCAACCAGATTCAAAGCGATAAGTCCAGTTCAAATTCGAAAACCGATCCAACTCTtttattcaaaaataaaatttctAATAGAGTGCCGCGAGGTTATCCAGCAAGATTCTTCAAAGCTATCCAGAATTCCATCCGACAAACCTTTGATAATTGTATGGAACAGTATCCGCCCAATGAAGACCCAGATGCCCTTCTAGACAATTTGAATTGGGTCTTTAAAGAACTTGAGATCACCAAAGAACATCTTACCAAATGCGTTCCTGAACGATGGAATATCCTCGACAAAGTTGTCGGTTACTTCCAACAGGAGGTATATCGCGTGATTTCGTTGATCATGCAAACGGAGcccacagcagcaactaTATTGAACATTTTGGATTACGTTAAAGACTACTACGATACTATGAATGATCTTCTAGGATATAGCAGAGACCGTCTCAGTCCATTGTTGCTTGATGGTAAAGAAGACGATCTGTACGATGACTACCTCGCGCTCATTGTTTCCAAATTGCATGAATGGTATAATAATTTTGCGAAATCTGAAAAGGAACCGTTTGTTACAAGACAAACGTCGCCAGAGACGTCGAGCGAGAACACATATCAACTACAAGGTGAGCCAGTAATGTTCAAACTGGTGAAGCAGCAAATTCAAGTTGCTGCAGATTCTGGCCAGGGTCGCATTGTCGTTGGAGTTATCGAGGAATGTGCAAATATACTACGAGATCGACAACGTGACTGGTTAAAGGTCATGAAATCAGAAGTGGAGAAAGAGGTGAATGATCAAGCGACAGAGAATGAGAAATCAGACGTAGCTCCTGGTCTGTTTGAGCACCTAATTGCACTTTCAAACGATCAAGTTCTTGCCTCTGACTATACGGAAGGAATATCAAGTGAATATTCTGGCAAGCTTTCTCAAAAGTACAGCTCACAAATCGGCGCTCAACTCGATGATGTTATTGACGGATTCCTTAACGTTGCAAAATTATGTACACATGGTATGATTCGGCTAATTTTCAATGACCTGAAGCCAGCCTTCGACGCTCTGTTCGACGGAAATGCATGGTATAAGGGGCAGCCGGTTGGCCTGATCAATTCAACTTTAGCTGAATATTTACGGGATAGCAAGACTTATTCTCGGGCAGCATTATTCGAATATCTATGTgagaccctggttgtggAGCTTGTTGTTCACTACGTTAACGCAATGGGGAACCGACGCCATGCTTTGAAAATACCCAAGGGTACTAATCGAATAAAAGCGGATTTTGAACAACTCTACAACTGTTTGGCAGACTTTATACCCCATGACACCATCAGTGAGAGCTTTGACATAATGGATCATATTATATACGCGTTAGAATCGCCTATATCTGAGCTTCCATCAAGTTTACAAGCATTAAGGCAGAACTATCCGGACACCCCATTGGatgtttttgaaaaaatcgTTTATATTCGTAAGGATATCGACAGCAAAGAAGGTCGAGAAATTATGGCAAGGGTCCGCAACGAGTCTTTGAGTCAAGTTTTAAGCGAAGATAGTCAACCTTCGGTTTTCACCAGAAGCGTCATAAAGAGATAG